In the Cryptomeria japonica unplaced genomic scaffold, Sugi_1.0 HiC_scaffold_84, whole genome shotgun sequence genome, one interval contains:
- the LOC131058061 gene encoding putative germin-like protein 2-2, translated as MAGDPDPLQDFCVADEESNVLVNGFVCKDPMQVSANDFFFRGLGQAGNTDNDVGSNVTMANVKQIPGLNTFGISLVRIDYAVGGINPPHTHPRATEVLVLLEGQLLVGFIDTSNKFLSKTLEKGDVFVFPKALVHFQQNVGHENAVAIAGLSSQFPGVQTIANSLFAANPPLPDSVLSKAFRITQELVNYIQKKFAY; from the exons ATGGCAGGGGATCCGGATCCCTTGCAAGATTTCTGCGTTGCAGATGAGGAAAGCAACG TTTTGGTGAACGGGTTCGTTTGCAAAGACCCAATGCAAGTTTCAGCAAACGATTTCTTCTTCCGGGGACTTGGGCAGGCAGGGAACACCGACAATGATGTGGGCTCCAACGTAACGATGGCGAACGTTAAACAGATACCAGGCCTCAATACGTTTGGAATATCGTTGGTCCGCATCGACTACGCAgtgggtggaataaatcctcctcacacacacccaagagccaccgaagttcttgttttactggaaggccagcttcttgtgggtttcattgacacCAGCAACAAATTTCTCAGCAAAACTttggagaagggagatgtgtttgtgtttccaaaggcacttgttcatttccagcagaatgtggggCATGAAAATGCAGTGGCCATAGCTGGATTGAGCAGCCAGTTTCCCGGAGTTCAGACAATCGCCAATTCTCTGTTTGCGGCGAATCCCCCTCTCCCCGATTCCGTTTTGAGCAAGGCCTTCCGCATCACCCAGGAACTGGTgaattacattcaaaagaaattcgcatactaa
- the LOC131864363 gene encoding putative germin-like protein 2-2, translated as MAGDPDPLQDFCVADEESNVLVNGFVCKDPMQVSANDFFFRGLGQAGNTDNDVGSNVTMANVKQIPGLNTFGISLVRIDYAVGGINPPHTHPRATEVLVLLEGQLLVGFIDTSNKFFSKTLEKGDVFVFPKALVHFQQNVGHENAVAIAGLSSQFPGVQTIANSLFAANPPLPDSVLSKAFRITQELVNYIQKKFAY; from the exons ATGGCAGGGGATCCGGATCCCTTGCAAGATTTCTGCGTTGCAGATGAGGAAAGCAACG TTTTGGTGAACGGGTTCGTTTGCAAAGACCCAATGCAAGTTTCAGCAAACGATTTCTTCTTCCGGGGACTTGGGCAGGCAGGGAACACCGACAATGATGTGGGCTCCAACGTAACGATGGCGAACGTTAAACAGATACCAGGCCTCAATACGTTTGGAATATCGTTGGTCCGCATCGACTACGCAgtgggtggaataaatcctcctcacacacacccaagagccaccgaagttcttgttttactggaaggccagcttcttgtgggtttcattgacacCAGCAACAAATTTTTCAGCAAAACTttggagaagggagatgtgtttgtgtttccaaaggcacttgttcatttccagcagaatgtggggCATGAAAATGCAGTGGCCATAGCTGGATTGAGCAGCCAGTTTCCCGGAGTTCAGACAATCGCCAATTCTCTGTTTGCGGCGAATCCCCCTCTCCCCGATTCCGTTTTGAGCAAGGCCTTCCGCATCACCCAGGAACTGGTgaattacattcaaaagaaattcgcatactaa
- the LOC131864364 gene encoding putative germin-like protein 2-1, protein MANRMIYFTLGLFLLICCYSDRVMAGDPDPLQDFCVADEESNVLVNGFVCKDPMQVSANDFFFRGLGQAGNTDNDVGSNVTMANVKQIPGLNTFGISLVRIDYAVGGINPPHTHPRATEVLVLLEGQLLVGFIDTSNKFFSKTLEKGDVFVFPKALVHFQQNVGHENAVAIAGLSSQFPGVQTIANSLFAANPPLPDSVLSKAFRITQELVNYIQKKFAY, encoded by the exons ATGGCTAACCGCATGATTTACTTCACGTTGGGACTTTTTCTGTTGATATGCTGTTACAGCGACAGGGTCATGGCAGGGGATCCGGATCCCTTGCAAGATTTCTGCGTTGCAGATGAGGAAAGCAACG TTTTGGTGAACGGGTTCGTTTGCAAAGACCCAATGCAAGTTTCAGCAAACGATTTCTTCTTCCGGGGACTTGGGCAGGCAGGGAACACCGACAATGATGTGGGCTCCAACGTAACGATGGCGAACGTTAAACAGATACCAGGCCTCAATACGTTTGGAATATCGTTGGTCCGCATCGACTACGCAgtgggtggaataaatcctcctcacacacacccaagagccaccgaagttcttgttttactggaaggccagcttcttgtgggtttcattgacacCAGCAACAAATTTTTCAGCAAAACTttggagaagggagatgtgtttgtgtttccaaaggcacttgttcatttccagcagaatgtggggCATGAAAATGCAGTGGCCATAGCTGGATTGAGCAGCCAGTTTCCCGGAGTTCAGACAATCGCCAATTCTCTGTTTGCGGCGAATCCCCCTCTCCCCGATTCCGTTTTGAGCAAGGCCTTCCGCATCACCCAGGAACTGGTgaattacattcaaaagaaattcgcatactaa